ACACACCCATCCTCTAGTTATGCATCAGCACCAACAGCTTTGGCATTTTCTCAGACTCATTTTGCACATATGCGTTaaagtggaaattcttatgtcAGAGGTTCAGGAACATCTCAGCAGGGAGGTAGAGGATTTGGTGGTAGAGGTCAGATACCAGCAGGAAGAGGTCAGGCTCGAGTGTTTGCTTTGACATGTCAGGATGCTCAGACATCCAATGCAGTAGTTACAAGTATACTTTCTATTTGTTCTAGAGATGCTCATGTTTTGTTTGATCCTGGAGCTACAAATTCTTTTGTATCCTTGTGGTTTGCTACTCGACTTggtaaatgttcatcttctttagAAGAGCCTTTAGTTGTAGCTACACCTGTTGGAGGAAATTTGCTTGCTAAGTCGGTGTATCATTCTTGTGATATAACTATTGATGGCAAGGTGTTGCCGGTAGATTTGTTAGTTATTGACTTGATAGATTTTGATGTGATTTTGGGTATGGATTGGTTGGTTTTTCATCATGCCACTTTGGATTGTCATAACAAAGTGGTGAAATTTGAGATACCGGAGAAATCAGTCTTCTCGTTTCAAGGAGAACGTTGTTGGGTACCACATAACCAAATCTCAGCCTTGGCAGCTAGCAAGTTAATGAGAAGATGTTGTCAAACGTACTTAGCCGTGGTAAGGGATACACAAGTGGCTGAAGAGAAATTGGAAAAAATTCCAATAGCATGTGAATTTCCAGATGTTTTTCCTGAAAAACTTCCTGGGTTACCATCTGATAGAGAGATTAAATTCTCTATAGACTTAGTTCCAAACACTCATCCTATATCCATACCTCCTTATTGTATGGCCCCAGCAGAACTTAAGGAGTTAAGGGAGCAACTTCAAGATCTTTTGGATAAGGGTTTTATTCGTCCAAGTTCTTTTCCTTGGGGAGCACCAGTATTGTTTgtaaagaagaaagatggaTCCATGCGGTTGTGTGTAGACTATAGGtagttaaataaagtaaatgtAAAGAATAAATACCTTTTGCCACGCATTGATGAGTTGTTTGACCAACTTCAAGGAGCTCAATGTTTTTCAAAGATTGATTTGCGGTCGGGGTATCACCAATTGAAGATTAAAAGGGATGACACAACGAAGACAACTTTTTCGTACGCGTTATGGGAATTATGAATTTCTGGTTATGTCTTTTGGGCTTACTAATGCCCATCAACTTTCATGGATTTGATGAATCGCGGTTCTAAACCATTCTTGGATCAATTCGTGATtgtgtttattgatgatatCCTTGTTTATTCCAAGAGTAAAGAAGAACACAAGCGGCATTTAAGGTTGGTTTTGCAAACCTTAAGAGATAAACAATTATTTgccaaattctcaaaatgttatttttggctGGATAGTGTGTCATTTTTAGGACATGTTGTGTCTAAGAATGGAATAAGTGTAGAGCCAAGTAAGGTGGAAGCAGTCCAGAATTGGCCCAGACCTACCACAATGAAGGAGATTTGGAGTTTTCTTGGCTTAGCTGGTTATTATCGACGTTTTGTGAAGGATTTCTCAAAGATTGCATCTTCGTAGACTAGGTTGACCCAGAAGAAAGTTGAGTTCCGATGGACTGATGCATGTGAGGAAAGctttcaaaaattgaaggaGTACTTGACGTCATCACCTATTTTGGCATTACCTATAGGTGGTGAAAGTTAtgcagtttattgtgatgcttctagAGTTGGTCTCGGTTGTGTACTTATGCAACAAGGTAAAGTTATTGCCTATGCATCTAGACAACCCAAGAGGCATGAGGTGAACTATcccacacatgatttggaaatggcTGTCGTTATTTTTGCTCTTAAGATTTGGAGGCATTATCTATATGGTGAAACTTGTGAGATTTATACCGACCATAAAAGTCTTAAGTATATCTTTTAGCAGCGAGACttaaatttaagacaaagaagatggatggaactcttgaaagattatgattgcACAATCTTATACCATCCAGGGAAGACAAATGTTGTTGCAGATGCTTTGAGTAGGAAATCCATGGGCAATCTCGCTCATATAGCAGAAGTAAAGAGGCCAATAgttaaagaatttcaagaagTTGTGGAAATAGATATGGTGAAATGGGGTTTCCATTAGATTTAGAGAATTTGGAAAAGAGAAAGTTTGAGGGATTTTGAGTTACCTTTCTCTTCTTGGTTACTATCCTCCCCCCCCTTAAATCATATTCtactaaatttctttattttcttaacTGTCATTAAGAAGTTTTTTCTTCTCCTTTCATCCTCTCTCACGGCTCTTCTCTCTTCCtctctagtttttatttatgtatttcttTCTTGGTCAAAGGAAATTAATGGTTAAAGGAGATGGATGAGTGCATGTGATGTTGTTATTGGAGGAAATTTTGAAGTGGTtgagtgtgtgtgtgtttttcttTTAGCGTGAGAATGTGATAAAAGAGGCGAAGGTTCTGATACAAGTTTACTATTGCTAATTATGTTTTATGATGATTAGGTGTGATTTTGTGATCTATGTATCTAACTGCTGATGAATTGATATTTGACTAGGTTGGTGATTATGTGAGAACGTTGATCTAAttgatttgataaaataatactaaggtgaatatatattaattaatacataacttattaaattgattatgtgtttaaaattatgatttgaCTCTGATGAGTATTTTTGTTATCACGAAGTAGTAAGTAGAATGATTAATGGAAGTGTTGCCATGAAGAGAATTATATGATAAAAGTGCATATGTTATGAATATTCTATGTTTAGACTTAGAGGTATGCGAGAATATGACAAGATTAGGGTTAATAAGTAACTGAGAAATGCTATGATGTTTATATGATATTTGTATGTGTTAGGCACATTTATATTATATGCTACGGATGAAGCTTGAAGTCGAGGTAAATGTAAAAGTTCATATTTAGAAAATCTCCATTTTGATAGCTGACGTTAGAGTTGAGAAAATTAGTATaattataattctattttaagatttaattataatttttgattGTTTATAGATGATATGATATAATTACTATTAGAAACTGAAAAAATCGTAAGATTTCGAGTTTAAATTAGGACGTGATATCAAATCCAACAATATTGACATTTCTTAGTTGACCTAGGAGTTAAGGcaaatttaattgtattttattttgaattttttaatttatttattgaggAAAAATTAAGTGTTTTTgaggaaaaaatttattttgtttttaaaatatattttttctaccctactaaatttttatggaaaactttattaaaaaaaaattcaaaacacaaaaaatttgaactttgtgtactagaaaatttgaaaaacgTTTTCTAGTATTCATATGTATTTTAGAAAATCGAAATTTGTGTATCagaaaacattttttaagttttccgtTACACAGATGTgttgtaattttgaaatttatgttttataattttattttaaatttcctgAACACATTTGTGTTctaaaaaactttcaaatttttctaaacataaacatatattcaaaaacataaatttaagtatatgaaataaatttttatttttggtttaacATGCTTTAGGTTCTACAATACAATTATTTAGGAAAAAAGATATttgaaatagaaattaaaaatattttgttatattatataaaattatttaatttttatcgttttaaacaatttatgatttatgtgatctaataaatttgtaattttatactttttaaaaattcattcaataaatCTTTTAATTAAACGGTCGTTGAGAATGTGTTAATGATTTAAATTTGTCTatcttaattataaataaaataaaaaaattatatttttattcttaaagAAACTAAACACTTTCACCTTaatcaataatattatgtttactatatattaaatattaatttatacgATTATCCAATaacatttttattgataaacaaattatttaaattaatacataCATTTTCGCttgtattaaattaaaagaactGATGCACTCTTTNNNNNNNNNNggattactcaacttcatttttattaataaataaattatttaaactaataCATACATTCtcattcttttttaaattaaaagaactTAAATTGTGATGCACTATTTCCCAATTCAACAAAATATGTTATTCAATCACTTCGATTTGCACTATTTCCAATTCAACAAATATGTTATTCAATCACTTCAATGTGTATTTTATAATCTTGTGGCACTATTTCCAATTCAACTTATTCAATCACTTGTATTTTGTAATCTTGTGAAAGCCTCAAAGCctgtgtatatattttataaataatcagATTGGCACCGCGAAAGCGTTTTGATAAcctaatttcttttatattaaatcttaaaaaattgTGACTATAAATTAGTGAGaaagattaattaataaattaagtatataactttaaattttatacaaaatatgtaaatattatttttattattgttgtttatagaatattattataatactaATTAATCCGATGgtgttaaaatttaatattatttcacagttacatttctattttaatttagtttttcattaaaaataattaaaaattttaaaaatctacaatattttatttaaaattagggataaaaaataaaaacaattaaagtaaatgaaattttgtataaatattaaaaactgaaattttatgatttagatgtattttatttgttgtgtGTTATATTATACTAATACATGGATTTTCTATAAtgtttttcattatttatattttatttaaaaaaataaaattaatattttaaattttaaatgacatcCAATAAATTAGTTTGactctaataataatatattgttataattacaaaataagATAAGTAAATGTGTTTttcataaatgaaaaaaattgacaaaatatttattcaaaaaagttatatattaacaattatgtaattttaaatttaccTTATCAGGGTTCTCCTTATTTTTACTTagtttttcatcaaaattttatgaagagacatcatttaatttatattgaaatgAACTCACGAAATCAAGAAGTCACAAGTGTTGTATGATTTTAAGACATGGATTTTTTATGCAAAAGttaatgtttttttcttctctatttttagttatggaaataaatttgattttaatagtttgaaccataaaaattaattggTAAACTAAAAAGTATTAGtttatcaattaatattaatatcataaaataacatatttaagtTGTAGAATATATTTTAGTCcataaaagtataaaattttatttttatttctataaaattttactgCACAGTTAAAGGTtggtttataaattattttagagtatgatatattttaattccaaaaatgtttaattttttttgttacttatataatttttcattaacTTTTAGTTATCAAAATACTTTTGCTCTATACTATTAAATCTCAATTTATTTGGATAAAGAAGGTTGTTTGTTTTCTTTACCCTATTAGTAGAGTTTTAAAACTATAATGGCCCATATTGTATATAGCATGAACgcatgtgtaacaccccgtttttctaagcgagggtgtatttttttttcaaaagaattaaaataaaacagagaattaaataaggtaaaatacatttggataaatatttaagtcgtaacacaacgacgattaaatcaacagaatttacaagcagcggaatagtttttgaaatacgaatccaaagtatttacacgtcaaaagttggtacatgtaacccatcgaaaataacatgtcaagctgacaatattagtataggtacagtcttccattttaaaataaatacaatacaaaagaaagacatctgatccctctatgtcaacctaatctgataattttacaacacaactaaacaccctgagtgatctccacgcgccccgtgagatcctcctaatgtagcTGCAGtcgattccccattcttaattctcatttaacttaacgattttcaaaacaaaacattcagtaaataagtcattaagagattccccattcttaattctcatttaacttaacgattttcaaaacaaaacattcagtaaataagtcattaagagattccccattcttaattctcatttaacttaacgattttcaaaacaaaacattcagtaaataagtcattaagagattccccattcttaattctcatttaacttaacgattttcaagataaacattcagtaaataagtcattaagagattccccattcttaattctcatttaacttaacgattttcaagataaacattcagtaaataagtcattaagagattccccattcttaattctcatttaacttaacgattttcaagacaaaacattcagtaaataagtcattaagagattccccattcttaattctcatttaacttaacgattttcaagacaaaacattcagtaaataagtcattaagagattccccattcttaattctcatttaacttaacgattttcaagacaaaacattcagtaaataagtcattaagagattccccattcttaattctcatttaacttaacgattttcaagacaaaacattcagtaaataagtcattaagagattccccattcttaattctcatttaacttaacgattttcaaaacaaaacattcagtaaataagtcattaagagattccccattcttaattctcatttaacttaacgattttcaagacaaaacattcagtaaataagtcattaagagattccccattcttaattctcatttaacttaacgattttcaaaacaaatattaagtaaccaagacattaagagattccctattcttaacgcccagttaacttaaacgattttcaaaaacaaatattaagtaaccgagacattaagagattccccctccttaacgtccagttaacttaaacggttttcaaaacaaaatgttaagtaaccgagacattaagagattccccctccttaacgtccagttaacttaaacggttttcaaaacaaaatgttaagtaaccgagacattaagagattccccattcttaacgcccagttaacttaaacgattttcaaaaacaaatattaagtaaccgagacattaagagattccccattcttaacgcccagttaacttaaacgattttcaaaaacaaatattaagtaactgagacattaagagattccccattcttaacgcctagttaacttaaacgattttcaaaaacaaatattaagtaactgagacattaagagattccccattcttaacgcctagttaacttaaacgattttcaaaaacaaatattaagtaactgagacattaagagattccccattcttaacgcctagttaacttaaacgattttcaaaaacaaatattaagtaaccgagacattaagagattccccctccttaacgtccagttaacttaaacggttttcaaaacaaaatgttaagtaaccgagacattaagagattccccattcttaacgcccagttaacttaaacgattttcaaaaacaaatattaagtaactgagacattaagagattccccattcttaacgcctagttaacttaaacgattttcaaaaacaaatattaagtaactgagacattaagagattccccattcttaacgcctagttaacttaaacgattttcaaaaacaaatattaagtaactgagacattaagagattccccattcttaacgcctagttaacttaaacgattttcaaaaacaaatattaagtaaccgagacattaagagattccctattcttaacgcccagttaacttaaacgattttcaaaaacaaatattaagtaaccgagacattaagagattcctcattcttaacgcccagttaacttaaacgattttcaaaacaaaatattcagtaaacgagacattaagagattccccattcttaatactcatttactgaaacgattttcaaaaactaacattaagtaaccgagacattaagagattccccattcttaacgcccagttaacttaaacgatttttcttaaaacaaaatattaagtaaccgagacattaagagattccccattcttaa
The genomic region above belongs to Cicer arietinum cultivar CDC Frontier isolate Library 1 chromosome 4, Cicar.CDCFrontier_v2.0, whole genome shotgun sequence and contains:
- the LOC140920091 gene encoding uncharacterized protein; translation: MVMLRGSGTSQQGGRGFGGRGQIPAGRGQARVFALTCQDAQTSNAVVTSILSICSRDAHVLFDPGATNSFVSLWFATRLGKCSSSLEEPLVVATPVGGNLLAKSVYHSCDITIDGKVLPVDLLVIDLIDFDVILGMDWLVFHHATLDCHNKVVKFEIPEKSVFSFQGERCWVPHNQISALAASKLMRRCCQTYLAVVRDTQVAEEKLEKIPIACEFPDVFPEKLPGLPSDREIKFSIDLVPNTHPISIPPYCMAPAELKELREQLQDLLDKGFIRPSSFPWGAPVLFVKKKDGSMRLCVDYR